One window of the Takifugu rubripes chromosome 13, fTakRub1.2, whole genome shotgun sequence genome contains the following:
- the dis3l gene encoding LOW QUALITY PROTEIN: DIS3-like exonuclease 1 (The sequence of the model RefSeq protein was modified relative to this genomic sequence to represent the inferred CDS: deleted 1 base in 1 codon) has product MIKTEKILHLKSSRGRKVRVVREHYLRARVPCYSCLCLCQADCANDGKVLPRDLTHYVVPDVGVVADYLEILEFKELRGIIFTQTACQAVQHSKGRRQYNRLRNLIKDPRHDCVLFSNEFQEYSYCPREKGESLEKWQTRSVYSAAVWYYNHLAGQIKVVMITEDQDAVAQYCNLTAGVYVITVQDFLRDFWPELRAAHELYSSVSQALQEKVSEGSQREYAEHLHAKVLEAGIKAGRYIQGTLNISKHHNEAIVTTDGLSNKDTDLSCGVLVWGIKNRNRATHGDTVVAELLPRSEWQGRVTALAEGDGDESESKTMPTGRVVGILQRNWRDYVVTFPPRDGTQPQSRNSKHILTVPWDRRIPKIRISTQQADALQDHRVVVRIDSWESTSQYPNGHTVRVLGRAGELETEIQTILVENCIHVSSFSEAQLREMPVNSPERPWRVDAAQVAARRDLRESRLVFSIDPRGCEDVDDTLSVHRLDGGGGLELGVHIADVTHFVAEGSLTDVEARLRATTYYLADRRYDMLPPVLSSDLCSLLGGVDRYAMSVIWQLDAHTLAVRDVWFGRTIIRSSYQLHYELAQALLNGEPAEVPELAALRPEEKDAKLAKLTQALEMLTQVARHLRARRDRGGALELEGMEVQAQLDKDKNITALVPRQPLEVHETVAECMIYANHWVARKIQETFPHQALLRRHPPPRQEFFSQLVDSATARGFTISTRSNKDLAESLDQAVDPRDALVNRLLRMMATSAMSQALYFSTGLQPQDQYYHYGLALDRYTHFTSPIRRYADTVVHRLLTAAVALEEGKDPGRALASNRELEELAQHINQKNRAADAAQKLSTIVFQCLYFKERDPQTDPRCTADAIIYSIKNDGVLVFVPEYGVKGPVYLKNREGQVVSVGPDGACQWKSGSIQKHSDHIISSSGSSATTFRLFDHITVRISVQSTPFHADCLKLEVINNKPHLSSEPQQHQPQGRNQLVQEVVRLAEEASQQAQERAKQAKLSREERQFSQSKTPNLYSLLEEVRELALMDLDTSAQKCAATA; this is encoded by the exons ATGATTAAAACCGAGAAGATCCTCCACCTGAAGAGCAGCCGCGGGAGGAAGGTTCGTGTGGTCCGCGAACACTACCTGAGAGCGCGCGTTCCCTGCTACAGCTGCCTGTGCCTGTGTCAGGCGGACTGCGCCAACG ATGGTAAGGTCCTGCCTAGAGATCTGACCCACTATGTGGTGCCTGATGTCGGGGTCGTGGCTGACTATCTGGAGATCCTGGAGTTCAAAGAGCTGCGGGGCATCATCTTCACACAGACGGCCTGCCAGGCTGTGCAGCACAGCAAGGGACGCAg GCAGTACAACCGTCTGAGAAACCTCATCAAGGACCCTCGCCATGACTGCGTGCTGTTTTCCAATGAGTTTCAAGAATATTCCTACTGTCCccgagagaagggggagagccTGGAGAAGTGGCAGACCAG GAGTGTTTACTCTGCTGCAGTGTGGTACTACAACCACCTGGCAGGTCAGATCAAAGTTGTGATGATCACTGAGGACCAGGACGCTGTAGCTCAGTACTGCAACCTCACAGCCGGTGTGTATGTCATCACCGTCCAG GATTTTCTGCGGGACTTTTGGCCGGAGCTGCGGGCAGCTCACGAGCTGTACAGCTCCGTTTCGCAGGCGTTGCAAGAAAAGGTTAGCGAGGGCTCACAGAGAGAGTATGCCGAGCATCTGCACGCCAAAGTCCTGGAGGCAGGAATCAAGGCTGGACGCTACATTCAG GGAACTCTGAATATCAGCAAGCACCACAATGAAGCCATCGTCACGACGGACGGCTTGTCCAACAAAGacacag ATCTGAGCTGCGGCGTGTTGGTTTGGGGAATTAAGAACCGTAACAGAGCAACGCACGGAGACACGGTTGTGGCGGAGTTGTTGCCCCGGAGCGAGTGGCAGGGGAGGGTCACAGCTCTGGCTgagggggacggggacgagagCGAGAGTAAAACCATGCCAACAG GCCGCGTTGTGGGGATCCTGCAGCGGAACTGGAGGGATTACGTGGTTACCTTTCCTCCCAGGGATGGGACGCAACCCCAGAGCAGGAACTCCAAGCACATCCTGACGGTTCCCTGGGATCGCCGCATCCCAAAGATTCGCATCAGCACTCAGCAGGCCGACGCTCTGCAg GATCACAGGGTGGTGGTGCGCATCGACTCCTGGGAGAGCACCTCGCAGTATCCAAACGGACACACCGTGCGAGTGCTGGGCCGGGCCGGAGAGCTGGAGACCGAGATCCAGACCATCCTCGTGGAGAACTGCATTCACGTCTCCTCCTTTTCAGAGGCACAG CTCAGAGAAATGCCCGTCAACTCTCCTGAGAGGCCCTGGCGGGTGGATGCCGCCCAGGTGGCAGCGCGGCGGGACCTGCGGGAGAGCCGCTTGGTGTTCAGCATCGATCCGCGCGGCTGCGAGGATGTGGACGACACGCTGTCGGTGCACAGGCTGGACGGGGGGGGCGGC CTGGAGCTGGGCGTCCACATTGCTGACGTCACACATTTTGTCGCGGAGGGTTCGCTCACAGACGTAGAAGCACGCCTTCG GGCCACAACTTACTACCTGGCAGACCGCCGGTATGACATGTTGCCGCCTGTCCTGAGTTCAGACCTCTGTTCCCTGCTGGGAGGAGTTGACAG GTATGCCATGAGCGTGATCTGGCAGCTGGACGCTCACACCCTCGCCGTCAGGGACGTGTGGTTCGGCCGCACCATCATCCGCTCGTCTTACCAGCTGCACTACGAGCTGGCGCAGGCGCTCCTCAACGGGGAGCCGGCCGAGGTCCCCGAGTTGGCCGCGCTCAGGCCGGAGGAGAAGGATGCTAAGCTGGCTAAGCTAACCCAGGCTCTGGAGATGCTGACTCAGGTGGCCAGACACCTGCGAGCCcgcagagacagagggggggcaCTGGAGTTGGAAGGAATGGAG GTACAAGcccagctggacaaagacaaaaacatcacAGCCCTGGTCCCCCGGCAGCCCCTGGAGGTCCATGAGACGGTGGCCGAGTGCATGATTTACGCCAACCACTGGGTGGCACGCAAGATCCAAGAGACCTTCCCCCATCAGGCCCTGCTGAGGCGTCACCCGCCACCCCGCCAGGAGTTCTTCAGTCAGCTGGTGGACAGCGCCACGGCCAGGGGCTTCACCATCAGCACAAG gtctaACAAGGATCTGGCCGAGTCTCTGGACCAGGCCGTGGACCCACGGGATGCGCTGGTGAACAGGCTGCTGAGAATGATGGCCACATCTGCCATGTCGCAGGCACTCTACTTCTCCACTGGGCTCCAGCCTCAAGACCAGTACTACCATTACG GCCTTGCTCTGGACAGGTACACACACTTCACCTCGCCCATCCGTCGCTACGCTGACACGGTGGTGCACCGCCTCCTCACTGCCGCCGTCGCcctggaggaggggaaggaccCCGGACGAGCACTGGCCAGCAACAGAGAGCTGGAAGAGCTGGCTCAGCACATCAACCAGAAGAACCGG GCGGCCGACGCGGCTCAGAAGCTGTCGACCATTGTGTTCCAGTGCCTGTACTTCAAAGAGCGGGACCCTCAGACGGACCCGCGCTGCACAGCAGACGCCATCATCTACTCCATCAAAAATGATGGCGTTCTGGTGTTTGTCCCAGA GTACGGTGTTAAAGGGCCGGTGTACTTAAAAAACCGGGAAGGTCAGGTGGTTTCTGTGGGACCGGATGGCGCCTGCCAGTGGAAGAGCGGCTCCATACAGAAGCACTCGGACCACATAATCAGCAGCTCCGGCAGCAGCGCCACCACCTTCAGGCTGTTTGACCACATCACA GTGCGTATTTCAGTCCAGTCAACTCCTTTCCACGCCGACTGTCTGAAGCTCGAGGTCATCAACAACAAGCCGCACCTCAGCTCAGAGCCGCAGCAGCACCAACCGCAGGGTCGCAACCAGctggtccaggaggtggtgCGCCTGGCCGAGGAGGCCAGCCAGCAGGCCCAGGAGAGGGCTAAACAGGCTAAACTCTCCCGAGAGGAGAGGCAGTTCAGCCAGAGCAAAACCCCCAACCTGTACTCACTCctggaggaagtgagggagctGGCTCTCATGGACCTGGACACCAGCGCCCAGAAGTGTGCAGCGACGGCGTAG